One Dioscorea cayenensis subsp. rotundata cultivar TDr96_F1 unplaced genomic scaffold, TDr96_F1_v2_PseudoChromosome.rev07_lg8_w22 25.fasta BLBR01001921.1, whole genome shotgun sequence DNA segment encodes these proteins:
- the LOC120257174 gene encoding uncharacterized protein LOC120257174 — MVDEGGRGAPHGVLLAVVVGVVVSGPFLLGDGGEALIQAFSDLLSPAGLLLLPVSLLLLIRFLSSDRANALSDLLSIGGGSPDSIHRVGGSPVGVALILILLLFLLYNRFSLFGGDGDGDE, encoded by the coding sequence ATGGTAGACGAAGGAGGACGCGGAGCGCCACACGGAGTACTCCTAGCCGTAGTAGTAGGCGTCGTAGTCTCCGGCCCCTTCCTTCTCGGCGACGGCGGCGAAGCCCTGATACAAGCCTTCTCCGATCTCCTCAGCCCTGCCGGCCTCCTCCTTCTCCCCgtctctctccttctcctcaTCCGCTTCCTCTCCTCTGACCGCGCCAACGCCCTCTCCGACCTCCTCTCCATCGGCGGCGGCTCCCCGGACTCCATCCACCGCGTCGGCGGCTCCCCTGTCGGCGTCGCCCTCATCCTCatccttctcctcttccttcTCTACAACCGCTTTTCCCTCTTCGGCGGCGACGGCGACGGCGACGAGTAG